In Mesoplodon densirostris isolate mMesDen1 chromosome 5, mMesDen1 primary haplotype, whole genome shotgun sequence, a single window of DNA contains:
- the NCBP2AS2 gene encoding protein NCBP2AS2 — MILRRLLAALLHSPQLVERLSESRPIRRAAQLTAFALLQAQLHGQDAARRLRALAAGAAGSLGCRAARFRDTFIQELRRSLRERPRPPPGSQKGPGANP; from the coding sequence ATGATTCTACGGCGGCTGCTGGCCGCCCTGTTGCACAGCCCGCAGCTGGTGGAGCGTCTCTCTGAGTCGCGGCCCATCCGGCGTGCGGCGCAGCTCACCGCCTTCGCACTGCTGCAGGCCCAGCTACACGGGCAGGACGCGGCCCGGCGCCTGCGAGCCCTCGCGGCAGGGGCCGCAGGCTCCCTGGGCTGCCGCGCTGCCCGCTTCAGAGACACCTTCATTCAGGAGCTACGCCGCAGCCTCCGGGAACGCCCGCGGCCACCACCAGGTAGCCAGAAGGGCCCGGGAGCAAACCCCTAA
- the NCBP2 gene encoding nuclear cap-binding protein subunit 2 isoform X1 — MSGGLLKALRSDSYVELSQYRDQHFRGDNEEQEKLLKKSCTLYVGNLSFYTTEEQIYELFSKSGDIKKIIMGLDKMKKTACGFCFVEYYLRADAENAMRYINGTRLDDRIIRTDWDAGFKEGRQYGRGRSGGQVRDEYRQDYDAGRGGYGKLAQNP; from the exons ATGTCGGGTGGCCTCCTGAAGGCGCTGCGCAGCGACTCCTACGTCGAGCTGAGCCAGTACCGGGACCAGCACTTCCGG GGTGACAATGAAGAACAGGAAAAATTACTGAAGAAAAGCTGTACATTGTATGTTGGAAATCTTTCCTTTTATACAACTGAAGAACAAATCTATGAACTCTTCAGCAAAAGTGGTGACATAAAGAAAATCATCATGGGCCtggataaaatgaagaaaacagcatGTGGGTTCTGCTTTGTGGA gTACTATTTAAGAGCAGATGCAGAAAATGCCATGCGGTACATAAATGGAACTCGTCTGGATGACCGGATCATTCGCACAGACTGGGACGCAGGCTTTAAGGAGGGCAGGCAGTATGGCCGTGGGCGTTCTGGGGGCCAG GTACGAGACGAGTATCGTCAGGACTACGATGCTGGGAGAGGAGGTTATGGAAAACTGGCCCAAAACCCGTGA
- the NCBP2 gene encoding nuclear cap-binding protein subunit 2 isoform X2, which translates to MGLDKMKKTACGFCFVEYYLRADAENAMRYINGTRLDDRIIRTDWDAGFKEGRQYGRGRSGGQVRDEYRQDYDAGRGGYGKLAQNP; encoded by the exons ATGGGCCtggataaaatgaagaaaacagcatGTGGGTTCTGCTTTGTGGA gTACTATTTAAGAGCAGATGCAGAAAATGCCATGCGGTACATAAATGGAACTCGTCTGGATGACCGGATCATTCGCACAGACTGGGACGCAGGCTTTAAGGAGGGCAGGCAGTATGGCCGTGGGCGTTCTGGGGGCCAG GTACGAGACGAGTATCGTCAGGACTACGATGCTGGGAGAGGAGGTTATGGAAAACTGGCCCAAAACCCGTGA